One segment of Theobroma cacao cultivar B97-61/B2 chromosome 9, Criollo_cocoa_genome_V2, whole genome shotgun sequence DNA contains the following:
- the LOC18589884 gene encoding caffeic acid 3-O-methyltransferase produces the protein MESSAEQNQESFSYAIQIVTSNALPMSMHAAIQLQLFEIIAKAGPDAKLSPKEIAAQLRTKNPDAPSMLDRLLRVLASHNIVGCSVADDEQGNNPQRLYSLTPVSKFFVPNEDGVSLGPLMSLLQDKVFLDSWSQLKDAILEGGIPFDRVHGTNAFEYPGKDPRFNQVFNTAMINHTTIIVKKILETYKGFEQLNRVVDVGGGLGVTLSIITSKYPSIRGINFDLPHVIQHAPAYPGVEHVGGDMFKSVPKGDAIFMKWILHDWSDEHCLKLLKNCYNAIPDDGKVIVADAVLPIVPEANAFVRGTSMMDVLMMTQNPGGKERTKPEFEALATKAGFAGIRYECSVCNFWVMEFFK, from the exons ATGGAATCCTCGGCGGAGCAGAATCAAGAAAGCTTTTCATATGCCATTCAGATTGTCACCTCTAATGCGCTGCCCATGTCTATGCATGCAGCCATTCAGCTTCAACTCTTTGAGATTATAGCCAAAGCTGGTCCAGATGCCAAGCTCTCCCCAAAGGAGATAGCAGCCCAGTTACGTACCAAGAATCCAGACGCGCCGTCGATGCTGGACCGCCTACTTAGAGTTTTAGCCAGCCATAATATTGTTGGTTGCTCTGTAGCTGATGATGAACAGGGTAACAATCCTCAGAGGCTCTATAGTTTGACGCCTGTTTCCAAATTCTTTGTTCCAAATGAAGATGGTGTATCATTAGGCCCCCTGATGTCCTTGCTTCAGGACAAGGTCTTCCTTGATAGTTG GTCCCAGCTGAAGGATGCAATTCTGGAAGGAGGAATTCCATTTGACAGAGTCCATGGAACAAACGCATTTGAATACCCTGGCAAGGACCCAAGGTTCAATCAAGTTTTCAATACTGCAATGATCAATCACACGACTATAATCGTGAAGAAGATCCTGGAGACTTACAAGGGTTTTGAGCAGCTCAACCGAGTGGTTGATGTTGGCGGTGGTCTAGGAGTCACTCTCAGCATTATCACTTCCAAGTACCCCTCTATTAGGGGTATTAATTTTGACTTGCCTCATGTTATACAACATGCCCCGGCCTATCCTG GCGTTGAACATGTAGGGGGAGATATGTTTAAAAGTGTTCCTAAAGGAGATGCCATTTTCATGAAG TGGATACTTCATGATTGGAGCGATGAACATTGTTTGAAGCTGTTGAAGAATTGTTACAATGCCATACCAGATGATGGAAAAGTTATAGTGGCCGATGCTGTCCTCCCGATTGTACCCGAGGCTAATGCTTTTGTGAGAGGCACTTCGATGATGGATGTGCTTATGATGACTCAGAATCCAGGAGGGAAGGAACGGACCAAACCAGAATTCGAAGCCTTGGCAACTAAAGCTGGATTCGCTGGCATCAGATATGAGTGTTCTGTTTGTAACTTCTGGGTCATGGAGTTCTTCAAGTAG